From Draconibacterium halophilum, one genomic window encodes:
- a CDS encoding sensor histidine kinase, whose product MTEQLQHIIWQAQRSKTIRIAYHIVFWIIVGFFYFLIFNWNSEFPEVSIIFTIGLLPVAVLTSSVFNYLLIPKYLGNKRYVTFLSLSLFTLLISTWLSFLIVFYALIHILNTKASLEPAVLHPELQVVSLNFIVFFAIAVKQIKRAFFMQQEKNELERKKLNTELKLKDAELKLLKAQIHPHFLFNTLNNLYGLTMEKSDEAPGLVLRLSDILDYILYRCNEKRVLLFDEITNLQNYIAIEKLRYSEKLSIKVDFPEDTNNLQIAPLLLLPFVENAFKHGVSQNPGSAQISTSLKTRHTTLEFKIENSKNPAMQAIANSSKGIGLNNVKKRLELLYPKKHKLEIDNKEATFSVTLSLELA is encoded by the coding sequence ATGACAGAGCAACTACAACATATTATTTGGCAAGCCCAACGTTCGAAAACAATCCGTATCGCTTACCATATTGTTTTCTGGATAATTGTTGGTTTTTTCTATTTCCTTATCTTTAACTGGAACAGTGAGTTCCCTGAGGTCTCCATTATCTTCACCATTGGGTTATTACCAGTTGCAGTGTTAACAAGCTCTGTTTTCAACTACCTTTTAATTCCTAAATACCTTGGCAACAAACGTTACGTCACTTTTCTATCCCTCAGTCTTTTTACCCTGCTCATTTCAACCTGGTTGTCGTTTCTGATTGTTTTTTATGCGCTAATCCATATATTAAACACTAAAGCATCGCTGGAACCTGCTGTTTTACATCCCGAACTCCAGGTAGTTTCATTGAATTTTATCGTGTTTTTTGCCATTGCCGTAAAACAGATAAAACGAGCCTTCTTCATGCAACAGGAAAAGAATGAGCTGGAACGTAAAAAACTCAATACCGAATTAAAGTTAAAAGATGCCGAACTAAAATTGCTAAAAGCCCAGATCCATCCTCACTTTCTGTTCAACACCTTGAACAATCTTTACGGGTTAACAATGGAAAAATCGGACGAAGCCCCGGGATTGGTGCTTCGTCTTTCCGATATTCTTGATTATATTCTGTACCGCTGCAATGAAAAACGGGTATTGCTGTTTGATGAGATTACGAATCTGCAAAACTACATTGCCATAGAGAAACTAAGGTACTCGGAGAAATTGAGCATTAAAGTTGATTTCCCGGAAGATACCAATAACCTGCAAATTGCGCCCTTACTCCTTTTACCTTTTGTTGAAAATGCATTTAAACACGGGGTTAGTCAAAATCCAGGATCGGCGCAGATTTCAACAAGTTTAAAAACCCGGCATACGACCTTGGAATTCAAAATCGAAAACTCAAAAAATCCGGCAATGCAAGCTATCGCCAATTCATCAAAAGGAATTGGGCTGAATAATGTAAAAAAAAGGCTGGAATTGCTCTACCCAAAAAAACACAAGCTGGAGATCGACAACAAAGAAGCTACTTTTTCAGTAACTTTATCATTAGAATTAGCTTAA
- a CDS encoding LytR/AlgR family response regulator transcription factor, with protein sequence MYRCIIIDDEPIAIRVIRKHLSVFTDFEVVAECSNALEAMPILQKEAIDLLFCDIQMPQITGVDFIRSLTRAPKVIFTTAYRDYAIDAFELNVVDYLLKPISFERFTKAINHFLELQAPTTNSATSPEKDSSSRDFIFLKADKKHHKVNLTDILYFESLGDYVIAYTCDQKIVTKERISHLQNTLPAKRFIQIHRGYIISIEKIESIGAGFVEIGQKKLPVGRNYKPDVQKLLSNH encoded by the coding sequence ATGTACCGCTGCATCATCATAGACGACGAGCCTATTGCCATTCGGGTTATTCGGAAACACCTCTCGGTTTTCACCGATTTTGAGGTTGTTGCCGAGTGCAGCAATGCATTGGAAGCTATGCCCATTCTGCAAAAGGAAGCTATCGATTTGTTATTTTGCGATATACAGATGCCACAAATAACGGGTGTCGATTTCATCCGCTCTTTGACGCGTGCACCCAAAGTTATTTTTACTACCGCCTACCGCGATTATGCCATCGACGCCTTCGAATTGAACGTGGTAGACTACCTGTTAAAACCCATATCGTTCGAGCGCTTCACCAAAGCCATTAACCATTTTCTGGAATTACAAGCACCTACAACCAATTCAGCAACATCTCCCGAAAAAGATAGTTCAAGCCGCGATTTTATCTTTCTGAAGGCCGACAAAAAACATCACAAAGTAAATCTGACCGACATCCTGTATTTCGAGAGCCTTGGCGATTACGTGATTGCCTACACCTGCGATCAGAAAATTGTAACCAAAGAGCGTATCAGTCATCTTCAGAATACACTCCCGGCTAAACGATTTATTCAAATTCACCGTGGTTACATTATTTCTATCGAAAAAATAGAATCGATTGGTGCGGGCTTTGTAGAAATTGGGCAAAAGAAACTTCCTGTTGGTAGAAATTATAAACCCGATGTGCAGAAGTTATTGTCGAATCACTAA